The following are from one region of the Gadus chalcogrammus isolate NIFS_2021 chromosome 19, NIFS_Gcha_1.0, whole genome shotgun sequence genome:
- the LOC130372529 gene encoding WD repeat-containing protein 91-like: MSSAVERTDELVREYLTYRGFSSALRHLDTEIKADRERGLRVDRIVEQLLQLVLTFDLSALRDYWGHLERRLFSRLQEGYAPAVAKLTTSLYRYYVVNAIQKGNQERTQEFFQRMGAELQGAAEWRDWFALPFIFAPEQNPTFALYFSRQWTDTFLVSLHNFLSALFQCMPQPALLSFDAELQHTTMLAEENQQLRQMLFAQQSSGRAAVQDPQGAMESRVQHKLPPYVQHMDRLGDSEL, from the exons atgtcGTCTGCCGTCGAGAGGACGGACGAGCTGGTCAGGGAGTACCTGACGTACCGCGGCTTCAGCTCCGCCCTAAGACACCTGGACACGGAGATCAAAGCGGACCGCGAGCGAGGCCTCAGG GTGGATCGTATCGTGGAGCAACTGCTCCAGCTGgtcttgacctttgacctgtcaGCTCTGCGTGACTACTGGGGTCACCTGGAGCGCCGCCTGTTCTCCCGCCTGCAGGAGGGCTACGCGCCTGCCGTCGCTAAGCTAACCACTAGCCTGTACCGCTACTATGTTGTCAACGCCATACAG AAAGGGAACCAGGAAAGGACCCAGGAGTTTTTTCAGCGAATGGGGGCGGAGCTTCAGGGGGCCGCGGAGTGGCGTGATTGGTTCGCTCTCCCCTTCATCTTTGCGCCTGAGCAGAACCCCACCTTCGCGCTGTACTTTTCCCGCCAGTGGACTGACACCTTCCTGGTGTCCCTGCACAACTTCCTGTCCGCACTATTCCAGTGCATGC cccagcCAGCGCTGCTGAGCTTCGACGCCGAGCTACAGCACACCACCATGCTAGCAGAGGAAAATCAGCAGCTACGACAGATG TTGTTTGCGCAGCAGAGCTCGGGCCGTGCGGCCGTCCAGGATCCCCAGGGGGCGATGGAGAGCCGGGTCCAACACAAGCTGCCGCCCTACGTCCAGCACATGGACCGCCTCGGAGACAGCGAGCTGTGA
- the LOC130372798 gene encoding uncharacterized protein LOC130372798, giving the protein MNESEELKEGDKAEEGEVDEIKDGTRRSRNSGGMQEVEVEEEEVFEDAMEEFEDAKEGHGIDAEKDEEVEETKQMDWDEERPVSPGSTVTTLMSCSGHLPPAHQTIRCGDQPAVAPVPRGPVALHGAPVRPAAERHPLPQPGRPRPPGTLRNRDVLTELLTESELYSLSLPATTSLRCRADEDEVDLTTEELLAIPSDGSLPVTKTTAYLTDLRHRSLCRPGNCFSPQPGGSCHSSGPLGGARDRSHAPSPNKWRDEDMDRKCLSRQEVTQLQNSQSAGPVIGADCLSSSHLSASFRDLGTAYYRRSYQPPGHAHSVHCSHLQSPSPILRSHHPLNRIGHAQCCHALYGHANPQQPMDGQLAASPSGFWEKAGSIPHRVPAWLDQLPGRTGAVDERRLLLAGTGHDPKGHAPIGCTNTGHAPMGFTHTGHPHTGPLTQNTPPQDTPTQDTPLGCQLSRT; this is encoded by the exons ATGAATGAGTCGGAGGAGTTGAAGGAGGGAGATAaagcagaggaaggggaggtagATGAGATAAAGGACGGGACGAGGAGATCGAGAAACTCAGGAGggatgcaggaggtggaggtagaggaggaagaagtgTTTGAGGATGCGATGGAAGAGTTTGAGGATGCGAAAGAAGGGCATGGCATAGATGCTGAGAAAGACGAGGAAGTAGAGGAGACAAAACA GATGGATTGGGACGAAGAGCGTCCAGTGTCCCCTGGGTCCACCGTCACCACGCTGATGTCCTGCAGCGGACACCTGCCTCCCGCCCACCAGACCATACGCTGTGGAGACCAG CCTG CGGTGGCACCTGTCCCCCGGGGCCCTGTCGCGCTCCACGGGGCCCCGGTTAGACCTGCTGCCGAACggcaccccctcccccagcctgggCGTCCCCGACCACCTGGGACTCTGCGCAACAGAGACG TCCTCACCGAGCTGCTGACAGAGTCAGAGCTGTATTCCCTGTCGCTCCCGGCAACCACCTCCCTGCGTTGCCGTGCCGACGAAGACGAGGTGGATTTGACAACGGAGGAACTTCTGGCCATCCCTAGTGATGGCTCACTGCCAGTTACCAAGACGACCGCCTACCTCACTG ACCTCCGCCACCGCTCCCTCTGTCGCCCGGGCAACTGCTTCAGCCCTCAGCCGGGGGGCTCCTGCCACTCAAGTGGACCACTGGGCGGGGCCAGGGACCGAAGCCACGCCCCCTCACCCAACAA GTGGAGGGACGAAGACATGGACAGGAAGTGTCTgagcagacaggaagtgacccaACTCCAGAACTCACAG TCTGCCGGACCAGTGATTGGGGCAGACTGCCTTAGCTCCTCCCACTTATCAGCCTCTTTCCGAGACCTAGGCACCGCCTACTATCGTCGCAGTTACCAGCCCCCTGGACATGCCCACTCTGTACATTGTTCCCACCTCCAAAGCCCATCTCCCATTTTGAGATCACACCACCCCCTAAACAGGATTGGCCACGCTCAGTGTTGCCACGCCCTGTATGGTCACGCCAACCCGCAACAGCCAATGGATGGCCAGCTGGCTGCGAGCCCATCGGGATTCTGGGAAAAAGCAG GTTCCATACCCCACCGTGTCCCCGCCTGGTTGGACCAACTCCCGGGGAGGAcgg GGGCAGTCGATGAGCGCCGCCTCCTATTGGCCGGCACAGGACACGACCCCAAAGGACACGCCCCCATAGGATGCACCAACACGGGACACGCCCCCATGGGATTCACCCACACAGGACACCCCCATACAGGACCGCTCACACAGAACACGCCCCCACAGGATACACCCACACAGGACACGCCCCTAGGATGTCAATTG AGTCGAACCTAG
- the LOC130372800 gene encoding uncharacterized protein LOC130372800: protein MDLGVRRRQPIKRGVGHPCQATVEVMRAGEERATGITKSQPEKRVQPRDQSEKKTLSIDNQPQSIKNTKSAINDLFKEMQDRVSQGKGNTGRVIDFRKFLKRPDRPPPPPPAAPRRKASPPPPRLVKRKVEVDLLKLCWGESWKTLKPTKRGRCHQTSSLRSTISPGRRSRAGAARGGEEEASPGWTDSWKLVKPSPAPPGPTGVGEGQAWEVVTESRSLGRYQPRVGGYCLPVWATTWKTMIFVFRQQKPWWDREWPSRPPPEPQDKTPQLLALETQCERPDWQQAWRMSVTAPPADTEPPAGTTKMADVFLPGWNSAWRLAGAHPTSDEGAEPRNWNDLSWKLRPQSRWCMPSLTSQHHHASALEKSDWLPASF from the exons ATGGATTTAGGAGTTAGAAGAAGGCAACCAATCAAGAGGGGGGTTGGCCATCCATGTCAAGCCACAG ttgaggtcatgagggctggggaggagagagccacAGGCATCACCAAGAGCCAACCGGAGAAAAGAGTCCAGCCAAGGGACCAATCGGAAAAGAAAACTCTGAGCATTGACAACCAACCACAGAGCATCAAGAACACCAAGTCGGCCATCAATGA CCTCTTTAAGGAAATGCAGGACCGTGTGTCCCAGGGGAAGGGGAACACGGGCAGGGTCATAGACTTCAGGAAGTTCCTGAAACGGCCCGAcagacctcctccccccccccctgctgcgcCTCGTCGCAAGGcgtccccgcccccgccccggcTGGTGAagaggaaggtggaggtggacctGCTGAAGCTCTGCTGGGGGGAGTCGTGGAAGACCCTCAAGCCGACCAAGAGGGGGCGCTGTCACCAAACCTCCTCGCTGAGGAGCACCATCAGCCCGGGCAGGAGGTCCCGGGCAGGAGCCGCCaggggcggggaggaggaggccagccCGGGATGGACAGACTCCTGGAAACTG GTGAAGCCCAGCCCAGCGCCTCCCGGCCCCACCGGCGTGGGGGAGGGCCAGGCGTGGGAGGTGGTGACGGAGAGCCGGTCCCTGGGCAGGTATCAGCCGCGGGTGGGGGGCTACTGCCTCCCCGTGTGGGCCACGACCTGGAAGACCATGATCTTTGTGTTCAGGCAGCAGAAGCCATGGTGGGACAGGGAGTGGCCCAGCCGGCCCCCCCCTGAACCACAGGACAAGACCCCCCAGCTGCTGGCCTTGGAGACACAG TGTGAGCGTCCCGACTGGCAGCAGGCCTGGAGAATGTCTGTAACTGCTCCGCCGGCCGACACAGAACCCCCCGCTGGgacaaccaagatggccgacgTCTTTCTCCCAGGTTGGAACTCTGCCTGGCGACTGGCAGGAGCTCACCCTACTTCAGACGAGGGTGCAGAGCCAAGGAACTGGAACGACCTGTCCTGGAAGCTCCGCCCACAGAGCAG ATGGTGTATGCCATCACTAACTTCCCAGCATCACCATGCCAGCGCTTTAGAGAAGAGCGATTGGCTGCCAGCTTCCTTCTGA